In Vigna angularis cultivar LongXiaoDou No.4 chromosome 8, ASM1680809v1, whole genome shotgun sequence, one DNA window encodes the following:
- the LOC108344885 gene encoding gibberellin 20 oxidase 1, with amino-acid sequence MAIDCITNIQTMSQPQKQQQQQQDHKEDETPLVFDASLLRHQLDLPKQFIWPDEEKPCMNVPELAVPLIDLRGFLSGDPVATMEAARMVGEACQKHGFFLVVNHGIDANLISHAHSYMDDFFEVPLPQKQRAQRKTGEHCGYASSFTGRFSSKLPWKETLSFQYSAEEKSSTIVKDYLCNTLGQEFEQFGRVYQDYCDGMSNLSLGIMELLGMSLGVGKAYFRQFFEENNSIMRLNYYPPCQKPDLTLGTGPHCDPTSLTILHQDQVGGLQVFVDNEWHSISPNFNAFVVNIGDTFMALSNGRYKSCLHRAVVNSKTTRKSLAFFLCPKSDKVVSPPSELVDDLTPRMYPDFTWPMLLEFTQKHYRADMKTLEAFTNWLQHKRT; translated from the exons ATGGCTATAGACTGCATAACAAATATACAAACCATGTCTCAGCCACaaaagcagcagcagcagcagcaagaCCACAAAGAAGATGAAACTCCATTGGTTTTTGATGCCTCACTTCTAAGGCACCAACTGGACCTACCAAAGCAATTCATTTGGCCTGATGAGGAGAAGCCATGCATGAATGTGCCTGAGCTTGCTGTCCCTCTCATTGACCTGAGGGGATTCCTCTCTGGTGACCCTGTTGCCACAATGGAAGCTGCAAGAATGGTTGGTGAAGCATGCCAAAAGCATGGTTTCTTTCTGGTAGTCAACCATGGGATTGATGCCAACTTAATCTCTCATGCTCACAGCTACATGGATGACTTCTTTGAGGTTCCCCTGCCTCAGAAACAGAGAGCTCAGAGGAAAACAGGGGAACACTGTGGCTATGCCAGTAGCTTCACTGGCAGATTCTCTTCCAAGCTTCCATGGAAAGAGACACTCTCTTTTCAGTACTCAGCTGAGGAGAAATCATCCACTATTGTCAAAGACTACTTGTGCAACACATTGGGCCAGGAGTTTGAGCAATTTGG GAGGGTTTACCAGGACTATTGTGATGGCATGAGTAATCTTTCTTTGGGGATAATGGAACTTTTGGGAATGAGTCTTGGAGTTGGAAAAGCATATTTCAGACAGTTCTTTGAAGAGAACAATTCAATAATGAGGCTGAATTACTACCCTCCTTGTCAAAAACCTGACCTGACTTTGGGCACAGGACCTCACTGTGACCCAACATCTTTGACCATTCTTCACCAGGACCAAGTGGGAGGCCTCCAAGTTTTTGTTGACAATGAGTGGCATTCCATTAGCCCAAATTTCAATGCTTTTGTTGTCAACATAGGTGACACCTTCATG GCTCTCTCCAATGGGAGGTACAAGAGTTGCTTGCATAGGGCAGTGGTGAACAGCAAGACAACAAGAAAATCTCTTGCTTTCTTTTTGTGTCCAAAAAGTGATAAGGTGGTGAGTCCACCAAGTGAATTGGTGGATGACTTGACCCCAAGGATGTACCCAGATTTTACATGGCCTATGCTGCTAGAGTTTACTCAGAAACACTACAGAGCTGACATGAAAACCCTTGAGGCATTCACCAACTGGCTTCAACACAAAAGGACCTGA